A genomic stretch from Malus domestica chromosome 15, GDT2T_hap1 includes:
- the LOC139191878 gene encoding uncharacterized protein, whose amino-acid sequence MDIDAAGIHRKLQLNELEENDAYENAHIYKEKTKATHDKMIHGKTFSIGQKVLLFNSRLHLFSVQIQSLKTRHEFKVNGHRLKPYYETFEEHAVEDVPLHAVGPIEA is encoded by the exons ATGGACATTGATGCTGCTGGAATCCATAGGAAATTGCAATTaaatgagcttgaggagaatGATGCTTATGAAAACGCTCACATCTATAAGGAGAAAACCAAGGCGacccatgacaagatgattcatGGCAAGACATTCTCtatagggcagaaagtgttactcttCAACTCCCGCCTTCATTTGTTTTCGG tccaaattcaaagtttgaagacgagacatgaattcaaggtcaatggacaccgtttgaagccctaCTACGAGACTTTTGAGGAGCATGCCGTGGaggatgtacccctccatgccg